GATCGTGATTCGAAATTTACTGCCATGTTTTAGAAAAGTCTACAAGAAGCTATGGGAACGAAATTGCAATATAGTATGGCGTATCATCCTCGGACCGATGGACAATCCGAGAGGACAATCCAGACCTTGGAAGATATGCTAAGGGCATGTGTGATTGACTTTAAAGGAGGATGGGAAGATCGGTTACACTAAGTGGAGTTCGCTTATAATAATGATTATCAGTAGAGCATcaagatggcaccatttgagaCATTGTATGGCGGAGCTTATAGAACTTCGGTATGTTGGGACGAGGTCAGAGAAAGGAGCATAATCGGGCCGTAGTTAGTAGAACAATCAGTGGAAGCCGTTAAGGTAATTAGAGAAAGATTGAAGATCGCACAAAGTCGCCGGAAAAGCTATGCGGACAAATGGCGCAGGCCCTCGGAGTTTCAAGTTAGCGACCATATATTCCTTAAGGTGTCGCCTATGCGAGGATTATCCTGATTTGAGAAGAAGGGGAAACCGACCCCAGGTACGTTGGACCTTTTGAAGTATTAGAGCGAATTGGGACTTTGGCCTATCGCCTTGCCTTGCCACCCAGTTTATCACAAGTGCACAATGTCTTTCACGTCTCAATGCCGAGGAAATATGAATTGGACCCGACTCATATGCTAAACCACGATGTCATAGAGGTGGACGATAAAGTATCGTACGTGGAAAGGCCGGTCGGGATCGACGATAGAAAAGAGCAAGTCCCGAGGAATAAAACGATTGCGCGGGTCAAAGTGatttgggagcaccatggaatcGAGGGAGCCACGTAGGAAGCGTAAGAGGTGATGAAGCGCCAATAGCCCTATTTGTTCGAGTAGTATAAAGGATTGTAATTTCGATGACGAAATTCCTTTAaggagggaagaattgtgacattttGTATTCCGACCCAATTCGAgacttatgaatgaatgaatatccaATGATGAATTTTagttgagataaattgaaatcGAAATCAGTGGGATTCAGACATGAAATGAGATTTTGAATCTGGAGATCGGGTTCGTGAATTTGCAATAATCAAGTCGAGTGGTGCTTTATCGAAGCTAATTGGATCATGAGTTTAAcctcaaaagttcagaaaatcaaatcaagaatcGGGGTTAGGACGTGAAATGACCTTTTGCCCGTAAGGTTTCTTGCATCTAATTGGACTTGGGAAGGGCGAAATGGTCAATTATCCCATCCGATTGTCGGTCaaggaatgaagagagagagagacaagaccATTGATGGACTTGAATGACAAGGGTACCACTTTTCCCCAACCACCACACCTCAAGTCACCATCCATCCAATCTTGCAAGTACAAGTTGGTCAACCACTCCCACTTCTCATTTCCAAcatgtgataattgagtggacatcttttctttccttccttccttcttgccCCAACTaaccaaactctctctctccccttcactccctcatttcCTCACCCGAATTCTCCCTTCGCCTGGTCGCCCACTGCCCACGCCGATACCAAACCGCCGACTTCGAGCGGGCTTATCTCCTTCATCCGACGTTGTTTTGACCTCAAACCACCGCCATTCTCTTCGTCTCTCTCTTCTGTTTTCGTGCATACCTGGATCATCTCCTAACTCAACCGGACGCGTTCTGTAGAAGTCGAGGAAGCTCCCTAAAGACGTCCGAGACAGTGAGATGCGCAGACAACCGGTTTCTGCCAATTAGAGTTCGTGAGTCTTTGAGCCCTTCCACTCGCCTCCGAGGCTTGTTCAAGCTGGATTTAAGACCTGGACCAAGCCGTGCTGTGAATTTGCTGACCTTGTGTTGTGATTTCAAGTTGCTTAGAGGCCAAAGTAAGTCGTTCTAACCTTTGTCTAGCTTGCCGAGAAGctaaaatgcatgatttgagTGATCTCATAGTGTAAAGTGGGTGATATCGCTTATTATCTTGTAAACCAAGTCTTGATGCTTGCTGGTTGAGTGAAGTTTCACCTTAAACGAGCACGAAAATGATGATCCTTGATTGTGTAGATTCGGTCATTGCATGGATAAGACATACCTCGTTTACCTTGTGTTCGGCTTCGCAAGAAAATGAGTTTATACATGTTTTTATGGCATTAGTTATGCATGGTATGTTTGGGCCGACTATGTTGAGTCTAAGAGTGCTCTGACATATGGTTAAACGGCCGAGACTTGAAAAATGATATACCCAGTTGCTTGAGATCTTGAGTTATCGTATATTGTTGAAAGTGAAATACTGACTGTCAAGGTGACATGGACTTTTCGATGGTCATCCGATGTTCGATCAAGAAAGTGACTCAAAACCGTGTCAATGGCGAGGTTCTCCCTTTTAATCAAGCGAATCAAGCGAATCATGTTAATGGCTAGTGGAGGCTCGAGGTGGTGATTGGAGTACATAAGAAGGTCCGGGGCCTCTGTCGAACCGATATATGAGTAGATGAGGACGGCATGCCTCTAGCCGTACGTTATCGAGACCCGCCAAAGAGACTAGCTTGTTGGGATCCCGAGtctaataaatggaaaagttaCCCAAAAGACGCCTAGCAATCGAGTCACTCACTATTTGTTTGGTCGTTTTGGTTACCACTTTGCTCTACTCTGTGTTCTTTTCGCCCGTGATTCACCTTCGATGGAGATTTCCATGTATGGCTGGTCTATATGAGCATGATTGATTCTCATCTTGGTTCATGGGATTTATCGCTTTAAATGCACTTTGCACGCTTGTTTATTGCCAACGTTTCGTGGTACCCGTAAACTAGGCTGAGGTTAGTTCGACTTACCTGAACCGTTGGTAAACTTTCGGATCCCAAACCCCGATGCTGCCGGCACGACGTTTTGGACACCCAATGACATAGATACCCATATGATTGACTTCCCTGTAGGACCAAATAAGACCCGGCTGCGATACGATAGCACCGTTTGGGTCGACGAGGGAGGGGTGCATCGGGTTGCCCATGTGTTCGAGACTTGGTATGTAAAGGAAAATGGTAGGCGCTTTGATCCATTTAAACCCTCAGCGATACCGCCCGGTGAGTTACCCCCTTGAGCTTTTGATGGACCATTAGAGGGAGATCCTCTTGGCCCTACTCCTATACCCGAACTAGCTACCCTCGAGCCCGACTTTCCTAATCTCGAGCCCGAGCCAGAGGAGGAGGTTACTATCATAGTAGGCGAGGACGACCAGGTGAAGGTGGATGACGTATCTATTTCTGACATGGTGATGGAGATCTAGCTagaggaggatgaagatgagtCAGAGGAGTCAATTTCCTACTCTCTCCACCAGCCCCCAGGCGTTTATATAGCCAGTGCTGATGCAGAGGAGTCCGTCGACTCCGGTGGTTGACCCTCGCCCGGCCTTAGGCCTATGTTCCTTCCGTATCCGTTCATATGTATTAGTATGCAGTGTTCGGTGTCCACTTTTGGTGTATGAAGTCGAAGACCGTGATGTCCCCCAGATTGTCCTTGGGTCTATCTTgcaattctttatttttcattagaaCTACGTTTATATAtcgtttatatatatatatatatatatatatatatatatatatatatatattaagcaTGTTTGTATTGTGTTGTTCTAATGTCGCTTGTATATTTTATGTACGTTCGGAGATGTGTGCTTCCGCATTATCATTTGTTTTAGCTTGTGCTCTTGCCGCCGAGATCATGGGTTAGCTTACAAGCAAGCGGTCTTATAGTGTAGAGAGGGATGCTCACGTGCAAGTCGGACCCAAGTCATGACAAGACTAGTAGCATCCTCAAGAATACCTAGATGATCCAAAAATCACTTAAGCTAAACTCCCTCTTGTACTGTTGTTGACAGAGCTCGAACTCAGGTTCCATGGTCGATAATGCTATACATGTttgtttcttactactccaCGATATTGCGCCACCGCACAGGAAGAATACAAACCCAGAAGTAAATTTCCTTTCATCTAAATCCCCTCCCCAATCAGTATCAGTATAGCCCTCAAAATGCAAATTTCTTCCTTGGTAAGTCAGCGAATAATCCGCAGTACCCTTCGGATACCTCGGGACTCACTTGACGGcagtccaatgtgcttgacctggatcggattggtatctactcacCATTCCAATAACATGACAAATGTCAGGCCTTgaacacatcatagcgtacattaagCTCCCAACAACATTGGTATATGAAACATTTTCCATATGTTCCTGTTCTTGAGGTGTCTTAGGACATAATTTAGGGCTCAAACTTTTACCTTTGGCACTAGGAGTGTCAATGGGTTTACAATCTTACATGTGAAAACGTTCAAGGACTTTATTTATGTATATCTCTTGTGAGAGACAACCCTTTTGAACaatctcttgaaatcttaactccaagaataTACGCAGATTcatccatatctttcatttcaaaattggacaaTAACCAATTTTTGACTATTTGAACAAACTCCATATTGTTTCCGAGAATgaggatatcatcaacatataatgatatgaTCACAAAATGATCTTTGCATCTTTTGATATATAAGCAATTATCATCATCAATCATTATAAAATCATATGCTACTATAGCATTATGAAAACATATGTACCATTGTCTTGAAAACTGTTTAAAATCATATATTGATCTTAGAAGTCAACATACCTTTTGTTCTCGACCTTTtgtaacaaacccaatgggttgTTGCATATATaattcttcttctaattctccattgagaaaaacaatctttacatccatttgatataatTCAATATCCATACTTGCTACTATTGCTATAATAAGGCGAATTGAGGTAAGTCTTACTATAGGAGAAAAAGTTTTGTCATAATTAATTCCTTCCCGTTGATCATATCATTTTGCCATAAGGCGAGCCTTATGTttttcaattgagccatcagcctttCGCTTTATTTtaagaacccatttgttcccaatagTTTTGCGTCAtttcggaagatcaaccaattcccaaacttgatttgatctcatttactcaatctcttcttccatttcaTGTATCCACTTTTCCTTGTCAGTGCAAGATAATGCCTCATTTATATTCCTTAGCTCATTATCAACTTATGGAGCTACCATAAAAGCTTCTTCTTCAATCTCAAAACCTCGAcggggaatgcttttgcgacttGTTTGCTATGAAGAAGATTGTACCCCAGGTACTTCAATCTCCATTACGCTCCCACTCACATCAAATAATGACGGCATTGCCTCATCAactggttgcaattgagactagCTCGAAACAAATTCCcaacttctcacattgctccacTTGCATCGTTGTCATTATCTAgtgtctcaaatagggaattttcttcacctatttcgccctttttAGGAAactcattctctaagaatgtgatatCACGTTATTCGAATTCGGTTACACTCTCACTTTCCCGCTTACCTATAAaaacatatccttttgagttttccaagtatcttatgaagatgctCTTCTTGTATCTAGGACCCAATTTTCCATACTTGTGGGACGATTCGTGACTATAAGCTGTACAACTCCAAGATTTCAGGAAACTCAAATCGGGTTTTCAACCCATCCATAATTCGTATGGAGTGAAGGTAACTGATTTAGAAGGCAATCGGTTAAGTATATAAACAACTACTAACAAAGCATCACCCAAAAAGATGATTGGCGCATTAGTCTGTGCCATCATAGACATAATCATTTCCAATAgggttttgcttcttctttctgcAACACCATTTGGTTGAGAAGTATATGGAATAGACAATTGTCTTgtattcctttttcatcacaCAAATCTCTAAATTGATCAGATAGATATTCTCGACCACGATTGGATctcaatgtttttattttttttatccaattgattttccattaaGGTCATAAACTTCTTAAAGCAACGTAATGCTTCGGATTTGTAGGAAGTCAAATAGACATATCGAATCAAGTATAATCATATATAAAATTGATGAAATAAGCAACCACATGCCTTACTATCACATTTATTAGACCACAGACATCATAATGGATTAATTGTAATAGAAACTCAGCTCTagtcccttttccaaatggtttttGTGTCGTTTTTCCCGCTAAGCAATACTCACAAATAGACAaatcgactttttcaatattaccTAATAAGTCCtcgttggccaatatgaccgaGTTTAGCATGTCATACATTCACATCATTATCATTAGAATTAGAAGATGTAAATAGAGAATAGCCGATATTAACACCACTGTCATTAACATGTAGAACGATAAAACCATCTGGAAAATAACCAAAACCATACCGATTTGTTTCCAAAAACAAATCAACACCATTATTAtggaaattcaaattaaaatcatGCTTGACCAACACTAATATTAAAACTAAATTCCGACAAATTTATGGAGTATATTATATGTCATTCGGGAATAAGGTGTGACCACTACGCATGCTCAATTGGTAGGTGCCAATACCTTCCACCTCCGCTCCGGAGTTGTTTCCCACATATATCCATTTTGCTCCATTTGAAACTCGCCGAAATTCCATGAAGGCTCCTCGATCCTTCGCTACATGGTCCGCGGCGCCCGAGTCTATAGttcacaaaggatgagattcggTTAAAAAAACCAAACTAGAAACATAAGAAACACTCACAAGTGTATATGTTTCTACCTTCTTTGGCTCAGCGCAATCGTGAACGAAGTGTCCTTTATTGCCACAATTAAAACACATCACCCTTGAAATGTTCTTCTTGAAAGGATGCTTTCCTTTCTTTGACTAGTTGGTCTTTGGTTTCTTCCTTAAAGGCTCCGCTCCTTTGCCCTTTCACATCTTAAAACCATCGGATACTTGCGCTTGGAGCTCATAGCTCTATGTGGGCTAGAAGCAACATAATATATATCTGCTTGTGGTTTAGCCGCCAAGAGGCGATCCTTTTCCAACTCAAGATATCGCATCGCATCTTCAAAGGTTTTGATATTATCATTGTGAAGTCAAGCGGATTTTCATATACTCCCGACTATGAGGCAAAGAGCATATAACCACTTGCACTCGCTATCACcccccgactctcgagtacgCACATCCTTACCAAATCGCCACAAGTcatgaaggataacgtcccaagcACATTATTGACCTCAAATATTTGATCTTTTATTACGCAATTGGAAACGTAATACGCTCATCCAAccaaaagacttttttttttaagttcattAATACAAATAGATGATTGTTAACCCTACAAAGCTACCAGCCTATACAACCTTATTCTTCTGGACGGCCCTCTAACATCAACAAAAAGATACCGCGGTCGGGAAGGGTTAATCTCTCATCTACTCCCGAAAGGGGCTACGTCTTCCTCGGCCTGAGCATCAATAGGGCTCTCAAAAAGGGATTGTCACACGCCTAGGACAAAGAATCCCGACCGGAAGAAACAAGGCTCTCAAAAAGGGATTGCCATACGTCTAGGACAAAGAGTCCCGGCCGGAAGAGTGTGTGGCCATGAAAGGCTCGGACTCCATGTCGAAAACTAATGAAAGACAAAAATTAAGCTAGATTGCATCATAAGTTGATCACAAAAATTAGCAGAAAAAAAAGTGATGCCAACACAGGGTTACGCCTTGTGATAACAGCTGCAGCCCTCGGTAAACACGTGAACACCAGGGAAAAACTGATCCGGGCATGCATCACGCTTCCTTTCTCCGGTCCCCTAATGAAATTCTGTAATTGGAAACACAGTGAATGGCAAGTGCATTGTCAATCAGAGTGCACTAAATCATTTAAAGACACTTTATGGAATTCTCGATAACTACATCctcataacataaaaaaaaaagaatgccaaTCATCGTCAATATCATTCACAGGGATCTCTCCACTTAAAAGGGCTGGCTGAACACACTATGATTATGCAACTTTTTAAGATGTTGAGACAAAACATAATTACCCATAACCGTTTCTGAGATCATCCACAAACATCAGTCTTACTATAATACAGGAAGGTCACACCATGCAGCCCACTTGTATTATCCACCAGTAACCAATAATCACTTCCATCTCTGCACGATTGTACATGATGTTCAGAAAAGCAAGGAATTATAAGTCCAAAGGTCTTACCTAGTTGTGCAAAGGCATGAGAAGATTCAACAGGAAGAATCAATGCACATAAATCTACTTTTAAGCCTGAGTGACCCATGACCTGTGAGGCTTTGGAGCTGAAAATTAAGTATTAGCATTCAGCATACATATGTATGAACAAATCATAGATTCCAAGAtgtcataaatacaaaatgaacggaaaaggagaagagaaatgaTATTTCATCTAACAACGctcaacaaaacaaagaaaaagcatgAACTTACTCGATTTTatcattgaaaagaaaaatcatttaaggCCATCTTTTCTGTATGAAATGAGTTTCTAAAGCGTACTAATCATCTCAAAGGCACAAAAAGGTTATGGTCTGATCAGTATCTTGAAATATTTGCAACTGAAAGCACATCTTGGACCAAGAAACATATATGCTTAGTAATTCACGATAGGGACCAAGGAAGAAGATATTTCTCTCTAACGAGTCTAACCAATCAAATATCAACTATTAGGATACTGCGCTCTGTCTTTTTCCTTAACCAAGGACATGACATCCCATTTTTCAAATGGCAATCTGTCTAGGCATACCAAGTCTAGAGGGAAGCTACACATGATAAGCAGGGCATCTgacaattagccaaaaaaattaaaaaaaaaattgaaataaaataaaatgaaagactGGACATCTGAAGCTCTACCTTTTGTTTGCTGGGCCAATTCTACACCTATTCATAGCAACCCATTATAAGGCTGAACACCACTCCACTCAAGCAACTATACTTAGTGTCAGTCTGGATAAGTGTATGCACCATCTCAAGATGAACACTCTTGAGCACCTCATGCTTGATGGAGAAAACTTCTGAATGGTTTCTTATTCAACCAATGACCCACTAGTTCTATGCTTGTAATTTCACTAACCCTTAGTCATTACAAAACATCTCTTGGGCCAGCATTATTTACCTAGGACGTGCAGATAATTCTCCAGATCAAGGATACAACAACATATCTTCACCGCAGTAAACAATTTACATAtggatctacatatggaagagGAGAGAAGAAAGGGGGGGGGTGGAAGGAAGGGGTGGAAGGAATTGCTCAGCAAGATATGCAATCAACCAAAGCCCCAGCTAGAGTTCTTTCTCTAGCAGGTTTTGAGAATTGCTTGAAAAGTAGAAATAAAAAGAGGCTTCCTGAATTCTTCTCAATCAATATGGAAGGGGATCAGTGCTAGGAAGACTGTCGTACTAGGCTttaaaagataaattttttGGGAAGGATCCTTCAGGGAAATATTGCCAGCAGGCACAATGCCCAACTTCGTTGATTGATAAAGAAAACTCTGGTTCCTTGCTCTACTGTCAGTGTATGGATTCTCGAAAAGAAAAGTGGGGGAGGAATTAGTCACAAAGGCCTCTTAAAATGTATATTTACCTATGGGTCCATTAAAAAGAACAGGTGCAAACTGCTGTATAAAAATGGTTGATCGCTATTCATACCATTAGGGTTTCCTCGTTCATAAAAATCTCGCAGAAGAGAAATGGCTTTTGATGCCATTATGCCTCCACAGCATTTGAAAACCTTTGATCCAGAATTCCCACTGCAAGAGTAACAAGAAAAATGTTGTTGACACTAATAAATCAGGCAGACACATCACAGACTGCTTTTGACTCATAATCAGATTATTAATCGCAACATTACTGTAAATTTCAAGCTCTAAAAGTATAGATTTCAcagtttttctttccccttaacTTTCCATTTAGATGCATCCTTTGTACACCTCTTGCTTCATCCCCCAATACTTGAGCTTGTTCTTTCAAAACTAACACTTTTAACAGAAAAACAATGTCCGTAATCTAGAATAACAACTTCATGTATGCCTTCAATCACAACGAAACAGATCCTCTCTCACTACGTTTTAACTTTTATGCCAAAAAAGTAGGGagtaaaaaattaatgagtTCTGGACAAGCTTAGGAAACATGAAATGTTAGCTCATAACAGCATCAGACAGATGAATAATCATACTGGAAACACAAGCTACACACCACAATTTAGCAGGCACATGCTCTCATGTGTGCAAGAAGAGACAATTGCAACTATTAAAGGAGAAAAGAGATTTCTTTATCAAGTACATTGCCCATGGCTTATCAGGATACTAAAATTTCCTCGCAGTTAAAATTTCATGCTTCTTTGAAGATACTATGATTCTCGATTTAAACACATTAAAGACATCAAAGAATCTCACTGCAGTGAAAAACGTCAGGAAGAAGAGATAAAGAAACAGGGGGtagagaagaaaggaaaacagaaactaATGTTAGCTTAACTTGTAGCACTTCCCAGAACTGTAACCTTTTGAGGGCAAATAAAGAATATGGAAATGTCTAACAAGTCGCAAAGAATTTAAGAAAAAGGAGACAgcgggaaaagaaagaatgaataCAAACTTGACTTGTTGATGCTTCCAGAAACACCACTTCCACTTAGACaaagggaagggaagaaaagatggaaaattaGTGCCATAAACCTCCATTTATTTTCATGGTTATGTGGTACAATATTCGACATGCAATAACATACAGAATCAGTATGAACCCACATCCATTAGCTATCAACATAAGGAATCATAAACCTCCAGTAATCTTTAGTTGTCAATATTCATATGTcacaatttcaaagtaaaactACGTACAAAATGAGCAGCAAAAGCAAGTTCAGAAACTGACCTAATGCATGCCTCAGAGCTACTTGAATTCAACGACAGTATTGAGCCACAGcctccaaatttatcatttgcacaGCCATAGTATACTTCCTTTACACCTAAAAAGGGTAAGAGTCATCCAATCATTTATAATTAAACAAATTCTAGCAGAGTTCAGTTTTATTTCAGTATGACTAACTGATATACCGATGATTGATAATGCCGCTGCACACATTATGCATGGTTCACATGTCACATAAAAGGAGCACACAGAAAACTTCTCTGCAACTTCTGCAGCCGAAAATCCACTCCTCTGCCACTGTACAAGAAGAACATCAAGAGCTTCCATCTCTGCATGTCTCGTTGCCTATGAAAGTgcaaggagaaaaacaaagcaaGCATATCAAACTTAGGAGCTTTGTCAGAGAGGCAGTTACTCCTAGTGCGTTCCAACATAAATTTTGGAATTGCATTTCATGAGAAATGTTTTTAGCTTCAAGTTAACTGATTAAGAGTGTATATAAGATCAAACAAGGCAGGTACTACATTAAGTCAACAAGTTTTGCTCGTTTGAAGTTGCTGAGAATCTCACATGGAAAAAGAGGCTTCTTATATTAGCCACCTCCGCCTTTTCTAACAGTATTTCTAAATACACCCCTGTAGCAAGGTGCCTTTGGTTTTTCTATTAAGCTCCACAAGATACTAAAAGGGCCAACTATTTTTCACATCAACTATCATCACAATCCAGAAAATCATCTATAGTAATGTAATGATTACAGATACACCCTCATATAAGAGATAGTCTCTATTAAAAATCAGGCTTAAACTAGTTGCGTAAATGGCCATTATATGAAGAACTGGGCCCAAGGAGCAGGTTCTTACATCTTAAAAGGCAATAAAATGGTCGCAATGCATTTTTAGACCACATAAGTATACCA
This sequence is a window from Rhodamnia argentea isolate NSW1041297 chromosome 3, ASM2092103v1, whole genome shotgun sequence. Protein-coding genes within it:
- the LOC115756808 gene encoding tRNA-specific adenosine deaminase TAD2-like, with product METDNAATGERFSPEVLGFVQLAIDQAKLALDSLEVPVGCVIVEDGNVIAAGRNRTNETRNATRHAEMEALDVLLVQWQRSGFSAAEVAEKFSVCSFYVTCEPCIMCAAALSIIGVKEVYYGCANDKFGGCGSILSLNSSSSEACISIGNSGSKVFKCCGGIMASKAISLLRDFYERGNPNAPKPHRSWVTQA